Proteins from a genomic interval of Neisseria arctica:
- a CDS encoding sugar MFS transporter produces the protein MSTQSQNNNTALSVLTALFFMMGFITCMNDILIPHLKAIFELTYAQAMLIQFCFFTAYAIMSIPMGKLVEKLGYKNGVIGGFLLTAVGCLLFYPAAGSASYPIFLGALFILASGVTLLQVAGNPYVTLLAKPGKESSTLTLVQAFNSLGTTIAPLFGSLLILTDATQQLTKAQEVESVQIPYLGLAGLLVLLAIFVKMIKLPDARKIAEAETEHNPDGKTSVWQYKHLVLGAIAIFCYVGAEVSIGSLLVSVMEETAGLSHSTGAKYLALYWGGAMVGRFLGSAVMNKIAPNKYLAFNSVMAISLITIAILANGGAVSMWTLLAIGFFNSIMFPTIFSLATKGLGKFTSTASGIICTAIVGGAVVPLIQGFAADHVGLLLSFIVSALCYLYIVFFAVKGYKADRAY, from the coding sequence ATGTCTACGCAATCACAAAATAACAATACCGCCTTATCGGTATTGACCGCGTTATTCTTCATGATGGGTTTTATTACCTGCATGAACGATATCCTGATTCCACACCTGAAAGCGATTTTTGAACTCACCTACGCGCAAGCGATGCTGATTCAATTCTGCTTCTTTACCGCCTATGCCATCATGTCGATTCCCATGGGCAAATTAGTTGAAAAACTCGGTTATAAAAACGGCGTAATTGGCGGCTTTTTGCTGACTGCTGTAGGTTGCTTGCTGTTTTACCCAGCTGCCGGCAGTGCGTCTTATCCGATTTTCTTAGGCGCATTATTTATTCTTGCCTCAGGCGTTACTCTGCTGCAAGTGGCCGGTAACCCCTATGTAACCTTACTGGCCAAACCCGGCAAAGAATCTTCTACCCTGACCTTGGTGCAGGCATTCAACTCTCTAGGTACCACTATTGCTCCGCTTTTCGGCTCTTTACTGATTTTGACAGACGCAACCCAGCAACTCACTAAAGCCCAAGAAGTAGAATCCGTACAAATCCCCTATCTCGGCTTGGCCGGCTTACTGGTATTGCTGGCGATTTTTGTTAAAATGATCAAATTGCCCGACGCGCGTAAAATCGCCGAGGCAGAAACCGAACACAACCCGGATGGTAAAACCAGCGTTTGGCAATACAAACACTTGGTATTAGGTGCCATCGCAATCTTCTGCTATGTAGGTGCCGAAGTATCCATCGGTTCGCTTTTAGTAAGTGTTATGGAAGAAACCGCAGGTCTCAGCCACTCTACCGGTGCAAAATATCTGGCACTTTACTGGGGCGGTGCCATGGTAGGCCGCTTCCTTGGTTCAGCAGTGATGAACAAAATTGCCCCGAACAAATATTTGGCTTTCAACTCTGTAATGGCCATCAGCCTGATTACTATTGCTATTTTGGCAAACGGCGGCGCAGTTTCTATGTGGACCTTGCTGGCAATCGGCTTCTTTAACTCAATCATGTTCCCAACTATCTTCTCTTTGGCAACCAAAGGTTTGGGTAAATTCACCAGTACGGCATCAGGCATTATCTGTACCGCTATCGTAGGTGGTGCCGTGGTTCCCTTGATCCAAGGCTTTGCTGCTGACCATGTTGGCCTGTTGTTATCATTTATCGTATCTGCCCTTTGCTACCTCTACATCGTATTCTTCGCTGTAAAAGGTTACAAAGCAGATCGTGCATACTGA
- a CDS encoding 2-isopropylmalate synthase produces the protein MQLDIDRLIAFFGGVNALAEALKKFDPQNAASTAAIYKWRARGSLPLSQLQKLSALADAQGRPLDLNAFMQQHSSLEKQTMPTDNRIIIFDTTLRDGEQSPGAAMTKEEKIRVARQLEKLGVDVIEAGFAAASPGDFEAVNEIAKTLTTATVCSLSRAVERDIRAAGEAVAPAAKRRIHTFIATSPIHMEYKLKMKPKQVIEAAVKAVSIAKEYTDDVEFSCEDALRSEISFLAEICGAVIEAGATTINIPDTVGYSVPHRTEAFFRELIAKTPGGDKVVWSAHCHNDLGLAVANSLAAVQGGARQVECTINGLGERAGNASLEEIVMAFKTRHDVFGLDTGIDTVQIVPTSKLVSTVTGYPVQPNKAIVGANAFAHESGIHQDGVLKHRETYEIMSAESVGWAANRLSLGKLSGRNAFKTKLADLGIQLESEEALNAAFARFKELADKKREIFDEDLHVLVSDELATLSQDHYKFISQKISTETGELPTAEVVFSVGGQEHRAVANGSGPVDAIFRAIESVANSGAVLQLYSVNAVTEGTESQGETSVRLVRNGRVVSGQGADTDVLVATAKAYLSALSKLEFGTEKIKAQGGGI, from the coding sequence ATGCAATTGGACATTGACCGCTTAATTGCTTTTTTCGGTGGCGTTAATGCCTTGGCCGAGGCATTGAAGAAGTTTGACCCGCAAAATGCAGCCAGCACGGCAGCTATTTATAAATGGCGTGCCCGTGGCTCATTGCCGTTGAGCCAATTGCAGAAGCTTAGTGCTTTGGCTGATGCACAAGGACGACCGTTGGACTTGAATGCTTTTATGCAACAGCATTCTTCATTGGAGAAACAAACTATGCCTACCGATAACCGTATTATCATTTTCGATACCACTTTGCGTGATGGAGAACAGTCGCCGGGTGCGGCAATGACCAAAGAGGAAAAAATCCGTGTGGCACGCCAGCTGGAAAAATTAGGTGTCGATGTGATTGAGGCAGGCTTTGCTGCGGCCAGCCCGGGTGATTTCGAAGCGGTAAATGAAATTGCCAAAACGCTGACTACGGCAACCGTATGTTCCTTAAGCCGTGCGGTAGAACGTGATATCCGGGCAGCGGGAGAAGCGGTGGCTCCGGCTGCCAAGCGACGCATCCACACTTTTATCGCTACCAGCCCGATCCATATGGAATATAAACTGAAGATGAAGCCGAAGCAGGTGATTGAGGCGGCTGTTAAGGCGGTAAGCATTGCTAAAGAATATACCGATGACGTAGAGTTTTCGTGTGAGGATGCTTTACGTTCCGAAATCAGTTTTCTGGCGGAAATCTGCGGAGCCGTTATCGAAGCAGGAGCGACGACTATCAATATTCCGGATACGGTGGGGTATTCTGTGCCACACCGTACCGAGGCTTTTTTCCGTGAGTTAATTGCGAAAACGCCGGGTGGCGACAAAGTGGTATGGTCGGCACACTGCCACAATGATTTGGGCTTGGCCGTTGCAAATTCCTTGGCAGCGGTACAAGGCGGCGCACGCCAAGTGGAATGTACGATCAACGGCTTGGGCGAGCGTGCAGGCAATGCGAGCTTGGAAGAAATCGTGATGGCGTTTAAAACCCGTCATGATGTTTTCGGCTTAGACACCGGTATTGATACGGTGCAAATTGTGCCGACTTCCAAACTGGTGTCTACTGTTACCGGTTATCCGGTACAACCTAATAAAGCAATTGTGGGAGCCAATGCTTTTGCCCACGAATCAGGAATTCACCAAGACGGGGTGTTAAAGCACCGGGAAACATATGAGATTATGTCGGCAGAATCGGTAGGGTGGGCGGCAAACCGTTTGAGTTTGGGTAAGCTTTCCGGTCGTAATGCTTTTAAAACCAAGTTGGCTGATTTGGGAATCCAGTTGGAAAGCGAAGAGGCATTAAATGCTGCATTTGCCCGTTTTAAAGAGCTGGCCGATAAAAAGCGCGAAATCTTTGATGAAGACTTGCATGTGTTGGTATCAGATGAACTGGCTACCCTTTCACAAGACCACTATAAATTTATTTCGCAAAAAATCTCTACCGAAACAGGCGAATTGCCGACGGCTGAAGTGGTATTCAGCGTAGGCGGACAAGAGCATCGTGCCGTCGCTAACGGCTCTGGCCCTGTTGATGCTATTTTCAGGGCTATTGAGAGTGTGGCAAATAGCGGCGCGGTATTGCAGCTTTATTCAGTTAATGCGGTTACCGAAGGCACGGAAAGCCAAGGTGAAACTTCTGTACGCTTGGTTCGTAATGGTCGGGTAGTGAGTGGCCAAGGTGCGGATACGGATGTATTGGTAGCGACGGCAAAAGCGTATTTGTCTGCTTTGAGCAAGTTGGAGTTTGGTACGGAAAAAATTAAAGCCCAAGGCGGCGGTATTTGA
- a CDS encoding methyltransferase: protein MPTYIPTNQNTTIEWRTESLQKPPVHAVYIREQSAATILKNAYANTASIWQGDFHNAKQVLSAIKKRIRKPAKSTIIQQAPAIAFHHHRMQQAQQSRLLNMLAIEIQPGFQLDLPRAPDIHAALTDIYPHPNEQPFAMPLNLLLGLIGAHEWHKKGVDIAQIGGKIHVPFGVFSPLRGEYLQLAAEAPLPNQCQTAFDIGTGSGVLAILLAKRGIPHIIATDTNPNAINCARRNIEQSGTARQITLQQTDLFPEGKADLIICNPPWLPAKPTSAIETALYDPDHQMLKGFLAGIGKHLNPKGEAWLIISDLAEHLGLRTPQFLHQSFQTASLKLLAVHSIKPRHAKAADTTDPLSFARNQETTYLYRLSL from the coding sequence ATGCCTACCTATATTCCTACCAACCAGAACACTACTATCGAATGGCGCACCGAAAGCCTGCAAAAACCGCCCGTACATGCCGTTTATATCCGCGAACAAAGCGCCGCAACCATTTTAAAAAACGCATATGCAAATACCGCCAGCATTTGGCAGGGGGATTTCCATAATGCCAAACAGGTTTTATCCGCCATCAAAAAGCGCATACGCAAACCCGCTAAATCCACAATAATCCAACAAGCTCCCGCCATCGCATTTCATCACCACCGCATGCAGCAAGCACAACAAAGCCGCTTACTAAACATGCTGGCAATAGAAATACAACCCGGTTTCCAACTCGATTTACCGCGGGCACCCGATATCCACGCCGCCCTAACCGATATTTATCCGCACCCAAATGAACAGCCTTTCGCCATGCCGCTTAATTTATTACTCGGCCTAATCGGCGCGCACGAGTGGCACAAAAAAGGTGTCGATATTGCCCAAATCGGAGGCAAAATCCATGTTCCCTTCGGCGTATTCTCGCCACTACGTGGCGAATACCTGCAACTTGCAGCAGAAGCTCCATTGCCCAACCAATGCCAAACCGCATTTGATATCGGCACAGGCAGCGGCGTTTTAGCAATTCTACTAGCCAAGCGCGGCATTCCGCATATTATCGCCACCGATACCAATCCGAATGCTATCAACTGCGCCCGCCGTAACATCGAACAATCCGGCACCGCCCGACAAATCACATTGCAGCAAACTGATTTATTTCCGGAAGGAAAAGCAGATTTAATCATCTGCAACCCACCCTGGCTGCCTGCCAAACCTACCTCCGCAATAGAAACCGCCCTATACGATCCCGACCACCAAATGCTGAAAGGCTTTTTGGCCGGAATTGGAAAACACCTTAATCCTAAAGGCGAAGCATGGCTGATTATTTCCGACCTTGCCGAACATCTGGGGCTACGCACACCCCAATTTTTACATCAATCCTTTCAGACGGCCTCTTTAAAACTGCTTGCAGTGCACAGCATCAAACCCCGGCACGCTAAAGCAGCTGATACAACCGACCCGCTTTCCTTTGCCCGCAACCAAGAAACTACCTATCTGTACCGGCTTAGCCTGTAA
- a CDS encoding ammonium transporter, which yields MRIIRQIPVVAFSLLPAAAMAQNTADWWKPFSAINSGDTAWIMTSSALVLFMTLPGLALFYGGMVRKKNLLSTMMHSFSIAALVSVLWMVAGYSLAFTPGNAFIGGFERLFLNGMSVDIHKEMLTVSPNAGTIPETVFMFFQMTFAIISTAIITGAFAERMKYSAMMLFSGLWMMLVYVPTAHWVWGGGFMGEGGVLDYAGGTVVHINAGIAGLVAAVVLGKRVGYGKEAMPPHNMALTLTGAAMLWVGWFGFNAGSAVAANASAGMAMAVTQIAAAFAALAWLVCEKIAGNRPSALGLASGAVAGLVGITPAAGFVDPQGAMWIGILTAIACYFSSVVLKYKLGYDDSLDAFGIHGFGGLVGAVLTGIFFSNQIFGGDTTIGSQLFIQVKDALTTVIYSGVMSFIILKAVGLVCGGLRVERDVEREGLDLNVHGERVE from the coding sequence ATGAGAATAATTCGACAAATCCCGGTAGTGGCTTTCTCTCTGCTGCCGGCAGCGGCAATGGCGCAGAATACGGCAGATTGGTGGAAGCCTTTTTCTGCCATTAATTCAGGTGATACCGCCTGGATTATGACTTCCTCCGCTTTGGTGTTATTTATGACATTACCGGGCTTGGCTTTGTTTTACGGTGGTATGGTGCGTAAGAAAAATCTGCTTTCCACTATGATGCACAGTTTTTCAATTGCGGCTTTGGTAAGCGTGTTGTGGATGGTGGCGGGTTATTCGTTGGCATTTACACCCGGCAATGCTTTTATCGGCGGTTTCGAACGGTTGTTTTTAAACGGTATGAGTGTGGATATACACAAAGAAATGCTGACGGTATCGCCTAATGCGGGAACCATACCGGAAACTGTATTTATGTTTTTTCAGATGACGTTTGCCATTATTTCAACCGCCATCATTACGGGTGCATTTGCCGAGCGTATGAAGTATTCGGCCATGATGCTTTTTTCAGGTTTATGGATGATGCTGGTGTATGTGCCGACGGCTCACTGGGTATGGGGCGGTGGTTTTATGGGCGAGGGCGGGGTACTTGACTACGCGGGCGGTACGGTAGTACATATCAACGCCGGTATTGCAGGTTTGGTTGCCGCCGTGGTTTTGGGTAAACGTGTCGGTTACGGTAAAGAAGCCATGCCTCCGCATAATATGGCTTTAACTCTTACCGGTGCGGCCATGTTGTGGGTAGGCTGGTTTGGTTTTAACGCTGGTTCTGCAGTGGCTGCTAATGCTTCGGCAGGAATGGCGATGGCGGTTACCCAAATCGCTGCCGCATTTGCAGCATTGGCTTGGCTGGTATGTGAAAAAATTGCCGGTAACCGTCCATCAGCTTTGGGATTGGCATCAGGTGCTGTAGCCGGCTTGGTGGGCATTACCCCGGCCGCCGGTTTTGTCGATCCGCAAGGAGCCATGTGGATTGGTATATTGACCGCAATTGCCTGTTATTTTTCATCAGTTGTATTGAAATACAAATTGGGCTATGACGATTCGCTTGATGCTTTTGGCATTCATGGTTTCGGTGGCTTAGTGGGTGCCGTATTAACAGGTATATTTTTTAGTAACCAAATTTTTGGCGGAGACACGACCATAGGCAGCCAGTTGTTTATCCAAGTAAAAGATGCGCTGACTACCGTTATATACAGCGGCGTGATGAGCTTTATCATTTTGAAGGCAGTCGGTTTGGTATGCGGAGGACTGCGTGTCGAGCGAGATGTTGAGCGTGAAGGGTTGGATTTGAATGTACACGGCGAGCGTGTCGAATAA
- a CDS encoding P-II family nitrogen regulator, whose translation MKKITAMIKPFKLDDVREALSDIGIQGMTVSEVKGFGRQKGHTEVYRGAEYAVDFLPKIQLDIVLPDEQVERAVEAIIETARTGKVGDGKIFVTPVEQVIRIRTGETGEVAV comes from the coding sequence ATGAAAAAAATTACTGCGATGATCAAGCCGTTTAAACTTGATGATGTGCGTGAGGCCTTGAGTGATATAGGAATTCAGGGGATGACAGTGAGCGAGGTGAAAGGTTTTGGTCGCCAGAAAGGTCATACCGAAGTTTATCGTGGTGCAGAATATGCAGTCGATTTTTTACCTAAAATCCAGCTTGATATCGTGTTGCCGGATGAGCAGGTGGAACGGGCGGTAGAGGCAATTATTGAAACGGCGCGCACAGGAAAAGTAGGTGACGGTAAGATTTTTGTAACACCGGTAGAGCAGGTGATACGCATCCGAACGGGAGAAACGGGCGAAGTTGCCGTGTAA
- a CDS encoding GNAT family N-acetyltransferase: protein MLVCNPYEIVIHGTTSKGKTFRPSDWAERLCGILSSFDKGNRLSYHQWVRPILVDKVRCVAVDKKLEEINPAMFRFLMDFAADNDLRVMDCQALMAERDQQASAEAELSLAKAIQEKQAAEAIPAKEEVGDVSSTLREIGANETAVAFAALSVLRPMLTDVNRFVEQVNNLQRNQGYRLLGIFEEGKTNAVAVCGFREEINLVSGRHIHIDDVVTVPQSRGKGYAARLLEAVRKIAESEGIPQIHIDSNVGTERASAHRLYFENGFEISAHHFVMKLDQPK, encoded by the coding sequence ATGTTAGTCTGCAATCCGTATGAAATTGTGATTCACGGCACCACCAGTAAGGGCAAAACGTTCCGCCCCAGTGATTGGGCCGAACGCTTGTGCGGTATTTTGTCTTCATTCGACAAAGGCAACCGGCTGTCATATCACCAATGGGTGCGCCCGATTTTGGTTGATAAAGTCCGCTGCGTAGCAGTGGATAAAAAATTGGAAGAAATCAATCCGGCCATGTTCCGCTTTTTGATGGACTTTGCAGCCGATAATGACTTGCGGGTTATGGATTGCCAAGCTCTGATGGCAGAGCGGGACCAACAAGCCTCAGCAGAAGCAGAGCTGTCTTTGGCTAAGGCCATTCAGGAAAAGCAAGCCGCCGAAGCAATACCCGCCAAAGAAGAAGTTGGAGACGTATCCAGTACCTTACGAGAAATTGGTGCGAATGAAACTGCCGTGGCATTTGCCGCATTAAGCGTGTTGCGCCCGATGCTCACCGATGTCAACCGTTTTGTAGAGCAAGTCAATAATCTGCAACGGAATCAAGGTTACCGCCTGTTGGGCATATTTGAAGAAGGTAAAACCAATGCCGTAGCGGTTTGCGGTTTCCGAGAAGAAATCAATTTAGTGAGCGGCCGACATATTCATATCGACGATGTGGTTACCGTACCCCAAAGCCGCGGCAAAGGCTACGCCGCTCGCCTGCTCGAAGCCGTGCGCAAAATTGCCGAATCGGAAGGTATTCCGCAAATCCATATCGATTCTAATGTAGGTACGGAGCGCGCTTCCGCACACCGTCTATATTTTGAAAATGGTTTTGAAATCAGCGCACATCATTTTGTAATGAAGCTAGACCAACCAAAATAA
- the gcvP gene encoding aminomethyl-transferring glycine dehydrogenase, with the protein MNFKDLFNSTEFIGRHISLKDQPALLAALGEQNMASFIDNTVPESIRMPSELDLPEAVSEADALSKLKAIASKNKINKSYIGLGYYPTRLPNVILRNVLENPGWYTAYTPYQAEIAQGRLEALLNFQQVCIDLTGHEMAGASLLDEATAAAEAMAMAKRVGKSKSNRFFVDERVYPQTLDVMQTRAGYFGFELVVGGLDSAAEGDYFGALFQYVGKDGDVADLSGVIADLKQKGTVVAVAADVMSLVLLKSPASLGADIALGNTQRFGVPMGFGGPHAAYFTFKDADKRSAPGRIIGVSVDASGKPALRMALQTREQHIRREKANSNICTSQVLLANLAGMYAVYHGPEGLKRIATRIHAMANAFAVAVSGNLQVVHQSFFDTVLVECGGKADEIYQNALKAGFNLRRVGDSRLAVAFHEESCAGDFAALTELFTGKAATLPQEVTVGLAQNLLREDKILQHPVFNSYHTEHEMLRYLKKLEERDLAMNRSMISLGSCTMKLNATAEMLPITWPEFSHLHPFAPKDQAEGYLEMIEGLQNQLKAITGFDAIAIQPNSGAQGEYTGLLAIRRYHADRGEEGRDVCLIPRSAHGTNPATAQMLGMKVVVVNTDEAGNVDVADLQAKAEQYKDTLGALMITYPSTHGVYEEGIRDICRIIHENGGQVYMDGANMNAQVGIMQPAEVGADVLHMNLHKTFCIPHGGGGPGMGPIGLKAHLAPFAPSHSVAPVPGATEGMGAVSAAPFGSASILPITWMYITMMGKHGLRLATESALLNANYVAHELSSDYPVLYTGKNGRVAHECIIDLRPLKAESGITEVDIAKRLMDYGFHAPTMSFPVPGTLMVEPTESESKAELDRFIAAMKQIKAEALKVQNGEWPKDDNPLVNAPHTAFNVTGEWNRAYSRDEAVFPLSYVRENKFWPSVNRVDDVYGDRNLVCSCPSIENYED; encoded by the coding sequence ATGAATTTCAAAGATTTATTCAACTCAACAGAATTTATCGGCCGCCATATCAGCCTGAAGGATCAGCCGGCACTACTGGCGGCTTTGGGTGAGCAGAATATGGCTTCATTTATTGACAATACTGTACCCGAGAGTATCCGTATGCCGTCCGAACTTGACTTGCCCGAGGCGGTCAGCGAGGCAGACGCTTTGTCAAAATTAAAGGCCATTGCATCTAAAAATAAAATCAATAAAAGTTATATCGGTTTAGGCTATTATCCGACCCGACTGCCGAATGTGATTTTACGCAATGTGTTGGAAAATCCCGGCTGGTACACCGCCTATACTCCGTATCAAGCAGAAATCGCCCAAGGGCGTTTGGAAGCATTATTGAATTTCCAACAAGTATGTATCGATTTAACCGGCCATGAAATGGCGGGTGCATCATTGCTGGACGAAGCTACTGCTGCCGCTGAGGCAATGGCGATGGCCAAGCGTGTGGGCAAATCAAAATCCAACCGCTTTTTTGTAGACGAGCGTGTGTATCCGCAAACTTTGGACGTGATGCAAACCCGCGCCGGCTATTTTGGTTTTGAATTGGTGGTGGGCGGCTTGGATAGTGCTGCCGAAGGCGATTATTTCGGTGCTTTGTTCCAATATGTCGGTAAAGACGGTGATGTGGCCGATTTATCCGGTGTGATTGCCGATTTGAAACAAAAAGGCACGGTGGTGGCAGTGGCTGCCGATGTAATGAGTTTGGTTTTGCTGAAGTCGCCTGCCTCTTTAGGAGCGGATATCGCCTTGGGCAATACCCAGCGTTTCGGTGTGCCCATGGGCTTCGGCGGTCCGCACGCGGCTTATTTTACATTTAAAGACGCCGACAAACGTTCCGCGCCCGGCCGTATTATTGGCGTATCGGTAGATGCTTCGGGCAAGCCCGCCCTGCGCATGGCGTTGCAAACCCGTGAGCAGCATATCCGTCGTGAAAAAGCCAATTCCAATATCTGTACTTCTCAAGTATTGCTGGCTAATTTGGCCGGTATGTATGCCGTTTACCACGGTCCGGAAGGTTTGAAGCGTATCGCCACCCGTATCCATGCTATGGCCAATGCCTTTGCGGTTGCGGTTTCCGGCAACCTGCAAGTTGTTCACCAAAGTTTCTTTGACACCGTGTTGGTTGAATGTGGCGGCAAGGCTGACGAAATTTACCAAAATGCTTTAAAAGCAGGCTTTAACCTGCGCCGTGTCGGCGACAGCCGTTTGGCGGTTGCCTTCCATGAAGAGTCTTGTGCGGGTGATTTTGCCGCTTTAACCGAGTTGTTTACCGGTAAAGCCGCTACTTTGCCTCAAGAGGTTACTGTCGGTTTGGCTCAAAACTTATTGCGTGAAGATAAGATCCTGCAGCATCCGGTATTCAACAGCTACCATACCGAACATGAAATGCTGCGTTACCTGAAAAAACTGGAAGAACGCGATTTGGCCATGAACCGCAGTATGATTTCTCTTGGTTCATGTACCATGAAATTGAATGCAACCGCAGAAATGCTGCCGATTACTTGGCCGGAATTTTCACATTTGCATCCGTTTGCCCCGAAAGATCAGGCTGAAGGCTATTTGGAAATGATCGAGGGTTTGCAAAACCAATTGAAGGCGATTACCGGTTTCGACGCTATTGCAATTCAGCCCAATTCAGGCGCACAAGGCGAGTATACGGGTTTGCTGGCGATTCGCCGCTATCATGCCGACCGTGGAGAGGAGGGGCGTGATGTGTGTTTGATTCCGCGCTCCGCCCACGGTACCAACCCGGCTACCGCACAAATGCTGGGTATGAAGGTTGTTGTGGTCAATACGGATGAAGCGGGCAATGTGGATGTTGCAGATTTGCAAGCCAAGGCCGAGCAGTATAAAGATACGTTAGGCGCGCTGATGATTACTTATCCGTCTACCCACGGTGTGTACGAAGAGGGTATCCGCGATATTTGCCGTATCATTCATGAAAACGGCGGGCAGGTATATATGGACGGTGCGAATATGAATGCGCAAGTCGGCATTATGCAGCCGGCGGAAGTGGGGGCAGACGTGTTGCACATGAATCTGCATAAAACCTTCTGTATTCCGCACGGTGGCGGCGGCCCCGGTATGGGGCCTATCGGTTTGAAAGCACACTTGGCGCCTTTTGCGCCCAGCCATAGTGTCGCACCTGTTCCGGGAGCGACCGAAGGCATGGGGGCGGTTTCTGCTGCTCCGTTTGGTTCGGCTAGCATTTTGCCGATTACGTGGATGTACATTACCATGATGGGTAAGCACGGATTGCGTTTGGCAACCGAATCGGCACTGTTGAATGCCAACTATGTCGCCCATGAATTAAGCAGCGATTACCCCGTACTCTACACGGGTAAAAACGGACGGGTAGCGCATGAGTGCATCATCGATTTGCGTCCTTTGAAAGCAGAAAGCGGCATTACCGAAGTTGATATTGCCAAACGCTTGATGGATTACGGTTTCCATGCGCCGACCATGTCTTTCCCGGTGCCGGGTACATTGATGGTCGAACCGACCGAGTCGGAAAGCAAAGCCGAACTTGACCGCTTTATTGCCGCTATGAAGCAGATTAAGGCCGAGGCGTTGAAAGTACAAAACGGCGAGTGGCCGAAGGATGATAACCCTCTGGTTAATGCGCCGCATACCGCTTTCAATGTTACCGGCGAATGGAACCGCGCATATAGCCGTGACGAAGCCGTTTTCCCGTTATCTTATGTGCGTGAAAACAAATTCTGGCCGAGTGTGAACCGTGTGGACGATGTGTATGGTGACCGTAATTTGGTTTGTTCTTGCCCGAGTATTGAGAATTACGAAGATTAA
- a CDS encoding MFS transporter, producing the protein MSLPKQDDNPKLLLMLAIALIGVFAFLQVYSIQAILPVLVRDLHASEVQAGLAVGATVLGVALMSPFMGMLSDALGRKVFIVGSLLFLAVPTALLAGVRSIEAMMAYRFLQGLAVPGITVVLIAYVGEEFGGRVMARLMSLYVSGTVLGGFSGRFMLGHLNEWIGWRPAFYVMAALSLVSAFFVWMQLPPSQRFVPKPNIQMALQTLAGHLHNRYVITSCTLGACVLFSLVGCFTYINLYLADEPYALNSGQLANLFAVYLIGMVITPLSAKLINRFGSARTVMMAVGLSVLGVSATLLPPLPAVIVALALMSSGVFITQAATISYIAANVTEGRSLASGLYYMAYYSGGTVGAWLCGLAYRYSGWHGVVAALFAVQVLALLIAGKGMVRTMMAKQHS; encoded by the coding sequence ATGTCTTTACCCAAGCAAGACGATAATCCGAAATTACTGCTGATGCTCGCCATCGCATTAATCGGCGTGTTTGCTTTTTTACAAGTATATTCGATCCAGGCAATTTTGCCCGTTTTGGTGCGTGATTTACACGCCAGTGAAGTACAGGCAGGATTGGCAGTAGGGGCGACGGTGTTGGGTGTGGCTTTAATGTCGCCCTTTATGGGTATGCTTTCCGATGCGCTCGGGCGCAAGGTATTTATTGTCGGTTCGTTACTGTTTTTAGCGGTACCGACAGCTTTGCTGGCAGGAGTCCGGTCGATAGAGGCTATGATGGCTTACCGCTTTTTGCAGGGATTGGCGGTTCCAGGCATAACCGTGGTGCTGATTGCCTATGTGGGTGAAGAGTTCGGCGGTAGGGTGATGGCCAGGTTGATGTCGCTATATGTGTCGGGCACTGTATTGGGCGGTTTTTCCGGGCGTTTTATGCTCGGTCATTTAAACGAATGGATAGGTTGGCGGCCGGCCTTTTACGTGATGGCGGCGTTAAGCTTGGTTAGTGCGTTTTTTGTTTGGATGCAATTACCGCCTTCGCAACGCTTTGTACCGAAACCGAATATTCAGATGGCCTTGCAAACGTTGGCAGGGCATTTGCATAACCGCTACGTGATAACGTCCTGTACTTTGGGTGCTTGCGTACTGTTTTCGCTGGTAGGCTGTTTTACTTATATCAACCTTTATTTGGCTGACGAACCCTATGCGCTTAACAGTGGTCAGTTGGCCAATCTGTTTGCCGTGTATTTGATCGGTATGGTGATTACGCCGCTTTCTGCCAAGCTGATCAACCGCTTTGGCAGCGCACGCACCGTAATGATGGCGGTGGGGCTGTCGGTATTGGGCGTGTCGGCGACTTTGTTGCCGCCGCTGCCGGCCGTAATTGTTGCATTGGCTTTGATGTCGTCGGGGGTATTTATTACCCAAGCGGCAACCATCAGTTACATTGCTGCTAATGTAACCGAAGGACGCTCGCTGGCCTCGGGGCTTTACTACATGGCTTATTACAGCGGCGGTACCGTGGGTGCATGGCTATGCGGTTTGGCTTACCGCTACAGCGGTTGGCATGGTGTGGTGGCAGCTTTGTTTGCCGTGCAGGTATTGGCTCTATTGATTGCGGGCAAAGGCATGGTGAGAACCATGATGGCAAAGCAGCACAGTTAA